TCAGGTTggagagaggggggagaggaggaagggagagatcggagggagggaggcaggcaggcagaccAGTTTGGTGActtccttatttattttcatattttaataaagaaaaaaattgcaaaactaaagaagaaaatacttagAAGGCAAGGtttccataggaaaaaaatattttatttttttaagaacaaattcAGTTTGAAACAGACGTGGAATGtgattttcataattttcattttctgggaACTAATTGCAATGTGGAACTAAAGCAGATTTCAAACTTATTACCGGCTAGTCTTAATAcagaatgaaacaaacaaacaaaaacaaaaaataaaattaaaaaaaaagaaaaagaaagaagaaattatttataactCAAGCATAATACTGTGTTACTTACAAACTGGACAAAgaaattcttaaataaatattcatggTACACAATTTCAGCACAAATATGCGGCAATTTGGCAAccttttatataattttttcctcaataCAGTGCAAAGGGGAATGACACTGCCTTTAAACAAGCTGTAGCTAAATACATtgcaaaattcaaattttataCAAAACATCTTGCTCAGACTTTATAAAAAACCAACATTGCTCTATATACACAATCTGGttaagaaaagccttttttgtcttattttcatgtgggtatttttattatttaaaaatgtgaataagGCTACTGTAACACCCCAAATCCATATACAGTAAATCTGAACCTATTTACAGCATCTTCACTTAGACATGATGGTGCAAATTCCAATTCGGGTGACTAGGGATGATCATACAAGCAAGGCATTTACAGTAACTTTTCAAAGCTGGACCAACGTCAAAGAAAGGAACAGTTGGTAGATTGTCATAATTCTGCACCAGACACAAAACAGACGCAcagtacattttctttttttcaattgGTTGCAGGTTGCTCTTGAGCAattagtctgattttttttttcacagtttagTATGTAACTAGAATGTAGCCAACTGATGAAGCATAGATatgatttaataaaaataaggcTCAGTAAGcccatcccttccctttctccccctcccccaaaataaaatcttaatgACTTACAAGAGAACCTTGTATGGATGGATTCATAGAAAAGAAGGGTTGTTGAAAAGAATTACATATGTACTGTAGTTAGTCACCATGGTAACCTTCCACAGAACCATGggttggaatttttttgtttttcgTTTCTCTCTTTTGGGCCAACATCCCAACGTTATCTTCaggttcagaaaacaaagagagtGATCATTTCtatgactgatttttttcttttctttctttttttttcttctcttttctttttttttcttttttttttttttttttttttttttgcaggtgcTCACCGGAGGTCTGAGAACCCTAAAATGCTGTTgctacattttctttccaaatcaGAAAGCAAAGTGTTACCATAGTAACATGACTATGTTAGAAATGTCTATTTGCATAGCACATATAAAAGTAgagtttttttatttcctccccaGGGTGGGAGCTTTAGGGGAATAGCCACGCTAGAGAGAAAACTTTAACCTGAAACCCCCCTCTACAAATCTCAACAAAATCTACAGAACACATCAGCCTGTAAGGCAAGGGaaaacacaacacagaaaataaatgccGGCACATCTTGTTGCTGTTAAATATGTGATGCAGTAACACTGAATTCCTGATTTTTTGGACCTtgtattttctacttttctcttACAAGATGctttggaatttttctttttttaaactatgcTCCCACTGGTGGTTTTGgatggctgatttttttttttccagaagtagtttatttaaaaaaaaaatgtgcacatatgcatacatatatatgcatagGTATGCATATATAGACTTATGTATGCGTGTATATacatagacacacacacacacatatatatatatgtaaaatgaTGACAAGTTAAGACTATGTAATTGCCGCAAATGAATTTCACATCTTCTGGTGTAGATTCTGTGCAATCTCAAAATAtatattagtaaaaaaaaaaaccaaatcaaaagtaagaaagaatgaacaaaagaaaaactctCATTTTATATCCCTTGTGTTCTATACACCTATTATAAATAAGACATATTTTGCTTCTCCATCTCAGtgtcataatttattttactcttaCGGACTGCCAGAGGTTTGCCATATGTGCTTTAACTTTGCAACAGAGCACCAATGAACGGCTGTGTCAGTCAGTACCTACACTCActgtgcagggacagcactACAATAAGCCAAAGTGCCAAAAGGGTCAGTCACAAAGAGATTCTGCCTTACTTTTAAAGCaaggttttgtggtttgttgttttttgggcttttttccacAACTTTACCAGTGATAGAATTATAGCTCATTTGACCCACTGGCTTATAATCATCTTGGTCACTTGGCTCTCTGTTGTTTTCTTAAATGCTTTCCCTGTGTTTATTATAATGTGATAGTATAGCAGCTGAGTCTGCTTAAAAGTCACCCAAAGCAGACTACATTTTTGCTACAGCTTCAAAGCTGTGTATTTTATTACCAGTACCACAACAGCCCTGCCCTAATATATCCTCAGCGGCCTGCTATTGtcttgtcttctccaggcttgTTCACTTACTAACAATACCCCTTTGTTCTACTGTATTGAAGgtactatttttttctgcacactGGTATTTGATAACCATGAATTCCTTCAAATGCAGCCATAAACCACTGCGCATGTTATTGTGTTTCCTACTTGCCTCTTAAAACTTAGCATACCAAAGTGCTGTGCTAcctaaatgtatttgtttttcttcccagtttctACTTTTGAGGCAGCAATATTCAATTGCAAACTTCAATCAGCCCTTCCCTCCACCACCCAGTCCTGCTCTTGACTTTGTTGACAGCCTAACTTTTTGGCTGGAAGGCTCCTTACTATCAAACACAATTTTTATAAATGCATTACCCATTCGAGTGAGGCTGCTGTAGCAGATGGATGGAGTGCGGATCTCCAAACATTAATGTTCCATTAGTGATTCAGGAGGTGGAGTGAAAGGAAATCTTATGTGAAGGATGGCAGAGCCCCGGATAACAGAAACAAATGGAACAGTGACGGACTAAAAGCAAGAGAACTTTAACGAGTCTTACTTAGACACCAAGGTCTGTGTGACAAATCCAGTACGCACTGAGAGAGACACACAAAAGTCAGAAGATTGCATTTCAAGCTTGATATATCCTAGAGCACCTTCCCAGGATGCCTAGAGCTATTAACATCCACGGATTGCTCCATCTTCCCTTGGCTTTTGTACATGCCTGAACGCCCACAGCACATGGCTTTGAGGATGATGAATGTAACAAGAGTACAGCAATCAGAATGGGCATCTTCTACATAAAAGTCTTCCAGCTTTTAGTGAATACTTATTCACCGAGATAGGAATTCTACAGACTAGGTAAGCTGTCCAGCTCGCGTCGGTTCCTGGAGAAAGAGCTGTGCCTTCTCCCCCCTGTGCTTAAGTCAATGCTAGTGCACAAGGCGTCATCACAAACCCCAACAGAAAGCATTTGACCAGTGAGTTTCCTCTATGACTCAACTGTACCACAGAGCTGGTTGTGTGTTTCTCAGACCTTGTAATAAATGTTTGCTGGACTCTGAGGAGGCATCTCTTGAACTATGTACACCGGATGTCCATAGTCGCCGCTGACCTTTTCATAGTGGGGGCAAAAGACACTGTCTGCAGTCCTTAGAGGAATGATAATGTCACTGGGCTCAGAACCATTGTTGTTGCCACTGCGCTTTGGGGTGGCTAATGTACTAAGTGATAGAGTTGTCGTGTGTTGCGGGGAATGCTTCCTGTGTCTTCTCCGGTACTTCAACAAAAGAACCACCAAAGtgatgatgatgacgatgaAAATGATGCACCCTGATGCAATCCCTGCAAATAAAGCCACCTCTGAACCCAGTATACTGGAATGCCCAGCCTTACTGCCATCTGTGCTAGATCCTGGAAAGAACGGAAATACAATAGACAAAAGTTATTGCCATCCTGTGACCCATTTATGTTGCTTAAAAACGTGTAGAGTAAGCAAGACCAGAAGAATTAACTGACAGCTAAACTTTGACAAACCAATTACCCTGTTAGATAGCTAAATGCAAACAGCCGAAGTCAGCAATCAATATAGAACAAGACTTTGTGTCTGTTGGTCTCACTTTTGTGTCGCTCCCAAACCACTCTGTTTCATACATCATCATCCATCAGTGGTGAGAACTGTCACTGACAAGGCAGCCTTTGATGCACACGGCATCTTTTAACAGATGCCGGCCAGCCCCGGGCACAAGGGAGGGGTGGGATAGAACTGGAAGGGAAAATAACACAGGGAAATGACAATTCTCAGAACAACTGGTACTGTTCAGTGCCACActgttccctctgctctttTATCTTTTGCACACTGATTTAAGTTAAACCATCCTTAGTGCCTCTTTACATGGACTCCTCTTGCTTGGAAATGAAACTAAGGAGCTTGAGGCAGCGTGGGAGACAGGCAAAATGTCTACAGCATGCCTGTTAGTATTAACTTACAgttacttaaaagaaaacaacatcaTGAATTTGGTAGTCAGGAAAAGCTCATGTGCTGAACAGCCTATTCAGTATTTGCTGCCCATCACACCATCATATGATACTTGTCACAAAAATTACGTGAATGCTCACTTGGCACGTTTTCATTTCAAGTTTGGACCTATTTTCCTCCCTTGATGCTCACTCACAATGAAAAAATGATATAGATGCTACATTCACATAATTGTTAACTCTTCCTTCCAAAGCCTCTGCAGGGATCAGCTGAAGCCACTTACTGTATCAAAGATTCATTAGCCCAGTAACTAATGACAGAGCTGGCAAGGAAAGCTTGTGGCCTTTTTTGGGAAACCCAGAATCACCTGTCAGAGAAGTTTTGCTTTGTAGCATTACTAAttactgaattttcttctgGACAGCTTGAGTCTTAAGAGTTAGGTTTTTTCTTGTTCACCCTATGAGTGAAATGCATCCTGAAGATATGTGTTTGGAATCATCTATTTATTTTGCTAagataattattaaaaaaaaaaaaatctttacatttGGTAAAAGACCAGCCATCCATGTCTAGACTTTATATGGTCAGCTAAAAGATCAGGACATTAATTATAGATGCCTTGAAATAAACTTCATAAATGGCTGTTGAGAACCACTTGACAATGTCTTATGCGggaagagaaagacaaagaCTTGTTCATCTGCCAGAGTACTAAATGTAAGGCAGCACAGACCACTGTTAAGCTGCTTAGCAAATGTCCTATCCAAAATTTTTCCTGTAAATGAGTGACATTATCACAAGACGTAATTAACTTCTACAGCAGAGTagaagaggggagagagagcagCTGTTGCCAAAACGTGCAGCTCCAAGACACTACCCACCGGAGCAAACAGAACAAGCTTTCGCTTCATCTCACCatgaaaacatttgcttttctggcgcttaaatggtaaaataaaacacatttgggGATAAAGGAGGAGAAGACGTTCCAGGGCAAAGTCCCACCACACCTACCTGAGTGGTCCTTCACAAAGGGGCTGGTGGTGGAACTCTTCCCATTGGTGCCAGCTTCCTGCTCGGGGCGCTTGGTGGGATCCGTGTGCCGGGGCTGCCCTGCCGAGTTGGGATCTGGGGGAGAGAAAGACGACTCATGCAGCTTTGGCACTTGACGGTACGGAGCCTTACAAGCTGGCTCTAGGCACCTCGTGAGAAACAAATGGTTTAACAGAAGAACCTTTATGCAAAGGACTGGGAGATACAAGAAcgtaattttccttttaaagcaaaatggtTATATTAGTTATTTCAGGTTTAAATTGTGAGGCCATCTGCAGAAACTATAGGGTCTCCTGTAACTGGCAAGAAAAGCTTTGCAGATGACATTTCAGTTTAACTGAGGAAGTTGATTGACTACTAAACCAACTTCTACTTAGAAGAATAATTCTTTCTTCCTGCACAATAGGTTATCTATATGTGAAAAGAGACAATGAACAAAAACCTCTCTGTAATCAGAATTCATAACAAGCAAACTATAGAAATATTAGCTTCCCtcttttcatgtattttaaataattttgagcAGCAGAGttgtggcttttgtttttaaaataaaaataaaaatgactgaaaCACACTACTCCCAGGTGACCTTTCCTTCTAGGGATCTCTCCAATGAAGAGATCTTATTATGCTAACCCTCCTTCTGTAGAAATCTGTCAGTagctgaggaagagaaaataggCTTTGCTTTCAGACTGTAAGGGAGGAATGACCACACTAGACTCGACTGGCTCTCTGCTCTACACTGCTAAAAGAAGCCTGAAAACTAAAAAAGACATTGAGACCGATCAAAGTGATTTCATGAAACAGCAGATGGTCTTTACCTTGTCCAACTTTCATGAGGATCTTCATGGTTTTTGTCTGGCACACCCCTCCCTCCTGGTTATCCAGGCCCTCCAAAGACCCATTTGATGTTgctgattaaaaataaaagaaaaataaataaaaataaaaataaataaaaatcaggaaatcaACAGGCAAAGTGATGTGAACATGAGTGTCTGAAAGCAGAGATCTTTCAATCTACCAGAACCTGTTCTTGTTGCTCAGGCTGACCTATGGAAAGTTGTGAAATGTTGAAAGCCAAAGGAAAGAATACACTGGTAAACTGTACAATATATACAAATGGAGGAATGTGTTATCAAGGTTTCAAATTTACCCAGcaaccttttattttcctatgcACAATTGACTGACTGACTTACTTGGACAAAAACACACCATCTTGCTAAAAAGGTGATGGAGTTAGCTGAAAAGGAAGCTCTGGCAGGCTCAGAggagaaaagcactgaaaaatcaccctttttttttcccctcccaacAATATCTTTATAATCACCATGTTACACCTGCTTCCTCTATTACAAATCTCCTGCTGGAAGAAGTGAACGCATACAAAAGACCCAGGTGAAAGCTAAGATTCTGAACTGATTGGAAaaccatttaatattttaaagtacaaTCTCACTTTTCTCAGCGTTGAGGAGCCTCTGCAGGGGTGGGTGGCAAAGGGGAATACGCTCTATTCTCACGGAAACCTTTTAGCTCATACAAACAACAGGGTGCTTTCCCCTGTGCTGATATTGTTCTTGCTTATCTAGGTGCCAGCTGGAGCCACGCGATCCAGGCGCCGGCTGACACTGCCATGCGATGTGAGTGCAAAGCACCACTCCCTGGGAGAATCCACAACACTGAATCACGGTGTATGGGTGCGCcgctgctgccacagccagctGTTGGTTGcaaaacagctgctggaaaattATTTGGCGGCTCCTTGGCAGCAGGCATTGCGGCCACTGCACTGCACTGGCTACTGGCCACCACGAGCAGGGCACAACTGCCAGTGGCAGGCTCCGGATTCACTGTGCAAGGCATGCACTGGGGGTTTTCCTACCCTGGCTGTCCTGGGGATGGAAATTTCACTGTCATTTCTTGGAGCCGTTTATCCAAGGACCAAAACAGACTTATG
This Corvus moneduloides isolate bCorMon1 chromosome 2, bCorMon1.pri, whole genome shotgun sequence DNA region includes the following protein-coding sequences:
- the EFNB2 gene encoding ephrin-B2, producing MAARRRDASAWKYCWGAVMVLCRTALARSIVLDPIYWNSSNPKFLPGQGLVLYPQIGDKLDIICPKVDSKTIGQYEYYKVYMVDKDQADSCAIKKDNTPLLNCAKPDQDVKFTIKFQEFSPNLWGLEFQKNKDYYVISTSNGSLEGLDNQEGGVCQTKTMKILMKVGQDPNSAGQPRHTDPTKRPEQEAGTNGKSSTTSPFVKDHSGSSTDGSKAGHSSILGSEVALFAGIASGCIIFIVIIITLVVLLLKYRRRHRKHSPQHTTTLSLSTLATPKRSGNNNGSEPSDIIIPLRTADSVFCPHYEKVSGDYGHPVYIVQEMPPQSPANIYYKV